One Prolixibacteraceae bacterium DNA segment encodes these proteins:
- a CDS encoding insulinase family protein, which produces MKTIHQISLLLLSFLLIASCTQKQKYSTLTKTDKNGYTYTEVTDDPTHSRIYQLENGLKIYLSVDKTKPRIQTYIPVRAGSSYDPKETTGLAHYLEHMMFKGTSKIGTLDWAKEKPLINKISDLYEKHKNTEDPKEKAAIYNQIDEVSQEAGKYAIANEYDKLMSMIGASGTNAYTSTDRTVYVNNIPSNEIERWLQIESERFSELTLRLFHTEIEAVYEEFNMGQDRESTQVWEKLGKMLYPNHPYGTQTTIGEAAHLKNPSMVNINKYHDKYYVPNNIAICLSGDLDMEATVKLVDKYWGKMKKSPIEPIQYPKVPELTEIKKDEVYGPQMEMFYMAYRFGGEASKDFQMVTLIDMLMSNSVAGLLDLDINQQQKMLQSGSFTNFMQEFGEHYFYAVPKPGQTLEEAENLINQEIDKIKKGDFEPWLLKAVVNNMKIAAIEGRASGETANEFVSSFISQRPWNQYVDFCNEMSKITKEQVMQFAKEHYNNYAIVYKRKGALKGITKVDKPKITSVPINRTAKSDFVKEIAAEKVPRLKPVFIDYKTAVHKEAINDHVSLYANKNETNDLFTLSYRFDIGKLADKKLDIAAQLMEYLGTDKMSAEAFKKAIYKEGISFNSWCSGKYLNVTISGLNENMDKGIQLIEDYLKNVAPNQEALDNLVNDILKIREENKNDKNTIFNRNLQQYALHGKHNVTTDILTEKELKELKAEDLIVYIKNLTTYPHKITYYGPKENGEVVKILKKDHFWATNYLPKPEMKDYTYVATNENKVYFVHYNMVQSFIKLINNKGVVPVKDFPKLTLFNEYYGGGMGSIVFQEIRESRALAYSAWSYFTKPHDKGDPSLLYASISTQSDKFDDALNAMDEILTDMPLSKVSFETSKEAIIKKIESQRILGEDLIYQYLNNEKMGYDHDLRKDVYNYVQTATLEDINKFFNDKVKSDHYTIIVEGDRNKLTPKRLGKYGKVEQLSLEEIFNY; this is translated from the coding sequence TCTTTTCTTTTGATTGCAAGCTGTACGCAAAAGCAAAAGTATTCGACATTAACAAAGACTGACAAGAATGGGTATACCTATACGGAGGTAACAGACGACCCCACCCATTCACGTATTTATCAACTTGAGAATGGTCTAAAGATCTATCTTTCTGTAGATAAAACGAAACCAAGAATTCAGACCTATATCCCTGTACGTGCAGGTTCATCATACGATCCTAAGGAGACCACTGGTTTGGCTCACTATTTGGAGCATATGATGTTTAAGGGGACCTCTAAGATTGGTACATTAGATTGGGCAAAAGAGAAACCTCTTATTAACAAGATCTCGGACCTATATGAAAAACATAAAAACACGGAAGATCCTAAAGAGAAAGCTGCTATTTATAATCAAATCGATGAAGTATCTCAAGAGGCTGGGAAATATGCTATTGCAAATGAGTACGACAAATTGATGAGTATGATTGGTGCATCAGGAACCAATGCTTACACTTCAACAGACCGTACTGTGTATGTAAACAACATCCCATCAAACGAAATTGAAAGATGGTTACAGATTGAGAGTGAAAGATTCTCTGAATTGACTTTAAGACTATTCCATACTGAGATCGAAGCAGTATACGAAGAGTTTAACATGGGTCAAGACCGTGAGTCGACACAGGTATGGGAAAAACTAGGTAAGATGTTGTACCCAAATCACCCTTATGGTACACAAACTACTATTGGAGAGGCTGCTCACCTTAAGAATCCTTCAATGGTTAATATCAATAAATATCACGACAAATATTATGTACCAAATAATATAGCGATCTGCTTGTCTGGAGATTTAGATATGGAAGCAACTGTGAAATTGGTTGATAAGTATTGGGGAAAAATGAAGAAGAGTCCAATTGAACCAATCCAATATCCTAAAGTACCTGAATTGACAGAGATCAAAAAAGATGAGGTATATGGTCCACAAATGGAGATGTTCTATATGGCATATCGTTTTGGTGGCGAGGCATCAAAAGACTTCCAAATGGTTACGTTGATAGATATGTTGATGAGCAACTCGGTAGCAGGTCTACTTGACTTGGATATCAACCAACAACAAAAAATGCTTCAGTCTGGCTCATTCACAAACTTTATGCAAGAGTTTGGAGAACACTATTTCTATGCTGTTCCTAAACCAGGACAGACTTTGGAAGAGGCTGAGAATTTGATTAATCAAGAGATCGACAAGATTAAAAAAGGGGATTTCGAACCTTGGTTGCTAAAAGCGGTGGTTAATAACATGAAAATTGCAGCGATTGAAGGAAGAGCTAGTGGAGAAACTGCAAATGAATTTGTATCTTCTTTTATCTCTCAGAGACCTTGGAATCAATATGTAGATTTTTGTAATGAAATGAGCAAAATCACTAAAGAGCAAGTAATGCAATTTGCCAAAGAGCACTACAACAACTATGCGATTGTTTATAAACGCAAAGGGGCACTTAAAGGGATTACCAAGGTGGACAAACCAAAGATCACTTCTGTCCCTATCAACCGTACTGCGAAATCTGACTTCGTGAAAGAAATTGCTGCAGAAAAAGTTCCTAGACTTAAACCTGTTTTTATCGATTATAAAACAGCCGTTCACAAAGAGGCTATTAATGATCATGTGTCTTTATATGCAAACAAAAATGAAACAAATGATCTTTTTACTTTGAGCTATCGTTTTGATATTGGCAAATTAGCGGATAAGAAGTTGGATATTGCGGCACAATTAATGGAGTATCTTGGAACAGATAAGATGAGTGCAGAAGCTTTTAAGAAAGCGATATACAAAGAGGGTATTTCTTTTAACTCATGGTGTTCAGGTAAATATCTAAACGTAACAATTAGTGGTCTTAATGAGAATATGGATAAAGGAATCCAATTGATTGAAGATTACCTGAAGAATGTTGCTCCAAATCAAGAGGCTCTTGACAACTTGGTAAATGATATATTGAAGATTCGTGAGGAGAATAAAAATGATAAAAACACAATTTTCAATAGAAACCTACAGCAGTATGCACTTCATGGAAAGCATAATGTAACTACTGATATTCTTACAGAAAAAGAGTTGAAAGAGTTGAAAGCGGAAGATCTTATCGTCTATATCAAAAACCTAACAACTTATCCTCATAAGATCACCTATTATGGTCCTAAAGAGAATGGTGAAGTGGTTAAAATATTGAAGAAAGATCACTTCTGGGCTACCAATTATCTTCCTAAACCAGAGATGAAAGACTATACATATGTTGCAACTAATGAAAACAAAGTGTATTTCGTTCATTACAATATGGTACAGTCATTCATTAAATTGATCAATAATAAGGGCGTTGTTCCTGTAAAAGACTTCCCTAAATTGACGCTTTTTAATGAGTATTATGGTGGTGGTATGGGATCTATCGTATTCCAAGAGATCAGAGAATCTCGTGCATTGGCATACTCCGCATGGTCATATTTTACAAAACCACACGACAAAGGAGATCCTTCACTTCTTTATGCTAGTATCTCGACTCAATCAGATAAGTTCGATGACGCTTTAAATGCAATGGATGAAATCCTAACAGATATGCCACTTTCTAAAGTTTCTTTTGAAACATCTAAAGAAGCTATCATTAAAAAGATTGAATCTCAAAGAATCCTTGGAGAAGATTTGATCTATCAATATCTTAACAATGAGAAAATGGGATATGATCATGATTTAAGAAAAGATGTATATAATTACGTACAGACAGCAACATTAGAAGATATAAATAAATTCTTTAATGACAAAGTAAAATCAGATCACTATACGATTATCGTAGAAGGAGATAGAAACAAACTAACACCAAAACGCCTAGGCAAATATGGTAAAGTAGAACAACTATCCCTGGAAGAGATCTTTAACTACTAA